In one window of Streptomyces griseus subsp. griseus DNA:
- the rpsB gene encoding 30S ribosomal protein S2, protein MAVVTMRELLESGVHFGHQTRRWNPKMKRFIFTERNGIYIIDLLQSLSYIDRAYEFVKETVAHGGSIMFVGTKKQAQEAIAEQATRVGMPYVNQRWLGGMLTNFSTVYKRLQRLKELELIDFEDVAASGLTKKELLVLSREKAKLEKTLGGIREMQKVPSAVWIVDTKKEHIAVGEARKLHIPVVAILDTNCDPDEVDYKIPGNDDAIRSVTLLTRVIADAVAEGLIARSGAATGDSKPGEKAAGEPLAEWERDLLEGDKKDETAAAAEVQSSAETEKVADAEKPAEAVAEAEDAAEAPAADADAAQA, encoded by the coding sequence ATGGCCGTCGTCACGATGCGGGAGCTGCTGGAAAGCGGCGTCCACTTCGGTCACCAGACCCGTCGCTGGAACCCGAAGATGAAGCGCTTCATCTTCACCGAGCGCAACGGCATTTACATCATCGACCTGCTCCAGTCGCTGTCGTACATCGACCGCGCCTACGAGTTCGTCAAGGAGACCGTCGCCCACGGCGGCTCCATCATGTTCGTGGGTACGAAGAAGCAGGCCCAGGAGGCCATCGCCGAGCAGGCGACGCGCGTCGGCATGCCGTACGTCAACCAGCGTTGGCTCGGTGGCATGCTCACCAACTTCTCCACCGTCTACAAGCGCCTCCAGCGTCTGAAGGAGCTGGAGCTCATCGACTTCGAGGACGTGGCCGCCTCCGGCCTCACCAAGAAGGAGCTCCTGGTCCTCTCGCGTGAGAAGGCCAAGCTGGAGAAGACCCTCGGTGGTATCCGCGAGATGCAGAAGGTGCCCAGCGCCGTCTGGATCGTCGACACCAAGAAGGAGCACATCGCCGTCGGTGAGGCGCGCAAGCTCCACATCCCGGTCGTCGCGATCCTCGACACCAACTGCGACCCCGACGAGGTCGACTACAAGATTCCGGGCAACGACGACGCGATCCGCTCCGTCACCCTGCTCACCCGCGTGATCGCCGACGCCGTCGCCGAGGGCCTCATCGCCCGCTCCGGTGCCGCCACCGGTGACTCGAAGCCGGGCGAGAAGGCCGCCGGCGAGCCCCTGGCCGAGTGGGAGCGCGACCTGCTCGAGGGCGACAAGAAGGACGAGACCGCGGCCGCCGCCGAGGTCCAGTCCTCCGCCGAGACCGAGAAGGTCGCCGACGCCGAGAAGCCGGCCGAGGCCGTCGCCGAGGCCGAGGACGCTGCCGAGGCCCCCGCCGCCGACGCGGACGCCGCGCAGGCCTGA
- a CDS encoding phosphatidate cytidylyltransferase, translating into MNDSSWGAPQGAGYRGAPEMGVASAGPAYDVREAQQTRPMPNVPDVPDAGRDAASRDGRDGDAAHVSGPLFRDEMPQEPMSTPLPSPPQKKRAGRDLRAAIGVGVGLGAVIVASLFIVKAVFVGVVALAVVVGLWELTSRLQERKGIKAPLIPLAVGGAAMVVAGYARGAEGAWVAMALTALAVLVWRMTEPPEGYLKDVTAGVFAAFYVPFLATFVAMMLTADDGHWRVLVFLVLTVVSDTGAYAVGWRFGTHKLAPRISPGKTREGLLGAVAFAMVAGALCMEFLIDGGAWWQGLLLGLAVAVSATLGDLGESMIKRDLGIKDMGTLLPGHGGIMDRLDSLLPTAPVVWLLLVVFVGSG; encoded by the coding sequence ATGAACGACTCTTCCTGGGGCGCACCGCAGGGAGCCGGTTACCGGGGTGCCCCCGAGATGGGGGTCGCCTCGGCGGGTCCCGCCTACGATGTGCGTGAAGCCCAGCAGACTCGGCCCATGCCCAACGTGCCGGACGTTCCCGACGCAGGTAGAGACGCAGCCAGCCGCGACGGCCGGGACGGGGACGCCGCGCACGTCAGCGGCCCCCTGTTCCGTGACGAGATGCCGCAGGAGCCCATGTCCACCCCGCTGCCGTCCCCGCCGCAGAAGAAGCGTGCGGGGCGTGATCTGCGCGCCGCCATAGGGGTCGGTGTGGGGCTCGGCGCCGTCATCGTCGCCTCGCTGTTCATCGTGAAGGCCGTCTTCGTCGGCGTGGTCGCCCTCGCCGTCGTCGTCGGCCTCTGGGAGCTGACTTCCCGGCTGCAGGAGCGGAAGGGCATCAAGGCGCCCTTGATCCCGCTGGCCGTCGGCGGTGCCGCGATGGTCGTCGCCGGCTATGCGCGCGGTGCGGAGGGGGCCTGGGTCGCCATGGCCCTGACCGCCCTGGCGGTGCTGGTCTGGCGCATGACCGAGCCGCCCGAGGGATACCTCAAGGACGTCACCGCGGGCGTCTTCGCCGCGTTCTACGTCCCGTTCCTGGCCACCTTCGTCGCCATGATGCTGACGGCGGACGACGGGCACTGGCGGGTCCTCGTCTTCCTCGTCCTCACCGTCGTCAGCGACACCGGGGCGTACGCGGTCGGCTGGCGCTTCGGCACCCACAAGCTCGCCCCCCGCATCAGCCCCGGCAAGACCCGCGAGGGCCTGCTCGGCGCCGTCGCCTTCGCGATGGTGGCCGGTGCCCTGTGCATGGAGTTCCTGATCGACGGCGGCGCCTGGTGGCAGGGGCTGCTCCTCGGTCTGGCGGTCGCCGTCAGCGCCACCCTCGGTGACCTGGGCGAGTCCATGATCAAGCGGGACCTGGGGATCAAGGACATGGGAACCCTGCTCCCCGGCCACGGCGGCATCATGGACCGGCTGGACTCGCTGCTGCCGACCGCGCCGGTGGTCTGGCTGCTGCTGGTGGTGTTCGTCGGGTCCGGCTGA
- the pyrH gene encoding UMP kinase: MDKGADATKADDKRDDDKVSGRFMLKLSGEAFAGGGGLGVDPDVVHTIAREIAAVVRDGAEIAVVIGGGNFFRGAELQQRGMDRARSDYMGMLGTVMNCLALQDFLEKEGIDSRVQTAITMGQVAEPYIPLRAVRHLEKGRVVIFGAGMGMPYFSTDTTAAQRALEIDAEALLMGKNGVDGVYDSDPKANPDAVKFDALEYGEVITRDLKVADATAIALCRDNKLPILVFELTAEGNIARAVKGEKIGTLVSDESTRA, from the coding sequence ATGGACAAGGGCGCGGACGCCACCAAGGCCGACGACAAGCGCGACGACGACAAGGTTTCCGGGCGCTTCATGCTGAAGCTCTCCGGTGAGGCATTCGCCGGCGGCGGCGGCCTCGGCGTCGACCCCGACGTCGTGCACACCATCGCCCGCGAGATCGCCGCCGTCGTACGCGACGGCGCGGAGATCGCGGTGGTCATCGGAGGAGGCAACTTCTTCCGCGGTGCCGAGCTCCAGCAGCGCGGCATGGACCGGGCCCGGTCCGACTACATGGGCATGCTCGGCACCGTCATGAACTGCCTGGCGCTCCAGGACTTCCTGGAGAAGGAGGGCATCGACTCGCGCGTCCAGACCGCCATCACCATGGGCCAGGTCGCCGAGCCGTACATCCCGCTCCGCGCCGTACGGCACCTGGAGAAGGGGCGCGTCGTCATCTTCGGCGCGGGCATGGGCATGCCGTACTTCTCCACCGACACCACCGCCGCCCAGCGCGCCCTGGAGATCGACGCCGAGGCGCTGCTCATGGGGAAGAACGGCGTGGACGGGGTCTACGACTCCGACCCGAAGGCCAACCCCGACGCGGTGAAGTTCGACGCGCTGGAGTACGGCGAGGTGATCACGCGCGACCTGAAGGTCGCCGACGCCACCGCCATCGCGCTCTGCCGTGACAACAAGCTTCCGATCCTCGTCTTCGAGCTGACCGCCGAGGGCAATATCGCCCGTGCGGTCAAGGGTGAGAAGATCGGCACGCTCGTCAGCGACGAGAGCACCCGGGCCTGA
- the whiG gene encoding RNA polymerase sigma factor WhiG gives MPQHTSGSDRAAVPPVARGTVRPPAPSSLDELWRSYKTSGDERLREQLILHYSPLVKYVAGRVSVGLPSNVEQADFVSSGVFGLIDAIEKFDIERAIKFETYAITRIRGAMIDELRALDWIPRSVRQKARNVERAYATLEAQLRRTPSESEVASEMGIALEELHAVFSQLSLANVVALEELLHVGGEGGDRLSLMDTLEDTAADNPVEVAEDRELRRLLARAINTLPDREKTVVTLYYYEGLTLAEIGNVLGVTESRVSQIHTKSVLQLRAKLADAGR, from the coding sequence ATGCCCCAGCACACCTCCGGGTCTGACCGCGCGGCAGTACCACCGGTTGCGCGTGGCACTGTGCGCCCTCCCGCCCCCTCCTCCCTCGACGAACTGTGGCGCTCGTACAAGACCTCCGGCGACGAGCGGCTGCGGGAGCAGCTGATCCTGCACTACTCGCCGCTCGTCAAGTACGTCGCGGGCCGGGTGAGCGTGGGGCTGCCGTCCAACGTGGAGCAGGCGGACTTCGTCTCCTCCGGAGTCTTCGGACTGATCGACGCCATCGAGAAGTTCGACATCGAACGGGCCATCAAGTTCGAGACGTACGCGATCACCAGGATCCGCGGCGCGATGATCGACGAACTGCGGGCACTCGACTGGATCCCCCGGTCCGTACGGCAGAAGGCGCGGAACGTGGAGCGCGCCTACGCCACGCTGGAGGCGCAGCTGCGGCGTACCCCGTCCGAGTCCGAGGTCGCCTCGGAGATGGGCATCGCCCTGGAGGAACTGCACGCGGTTTTCAGCCAGTTGTCGCTGGCCAATGTGGTCGCCCTGGAGGAGCTGCTGCACGTCGGCGGCGAGGGCGGCGACCGGCTGAGCCTGATGGACACCCTGGAGGACACCGCCGCCGACAACCCGGTGGAGGTCGCCGAGGACCGCGAGCTCAGACGGCTGCTCGCGCGCGCCATCAACACGCTCCCGGACCGCGAGAAGACCGTGGTGACCCTCTACTACTACGAGGGGCTGACCCTCGCGGAGATCGGCAACGTCCTCGGCGTCACGGAGAGCCGGGTCAGCCAGATCCACACCAAATCCGTGCTCCAGCTCCGGGCCAAACTGGCCGATGCGGGCCGCTGA
- the dprA gene encoding DNA-processing protein DprA, translating into MLEPGDERAGAWLRRAGPVALLRALRVADGSAEGLPGMTAVRLEGYRLRAAAAEPERDLAAVDALGGRLVCPGDQEWPSQLDDLGDARPVALWVRGSPDLRLWALRSVAVVGARACTPYGAHMAATLGAGLAERGWVVVSGAAFGVDGAAHRGVLAVGGATAAVLACGVDVPYPRGHAELIGRVAQQGLVVAELPPGAHPTRGRFVLRNRVIAALTRGTVVVEAEYRSGSLVTARQAQRLGRLVMGVPGPATSGLSAGVHELLRGEGVLVTDASEVAELIGDIGDLAPDRRGPVLPRDGLDPAAARVLDALPYHGPVSPRDLARDAGLSADETVGRLYELHSLGFVEREGDGWRLTPPSPRNGDARRGGS; encoded by the coding sequence GTGCTGGAGCCGGGGGACGAGCGTGCCGGGGCGTGGCTGCGGCGGGCCGGGCCCGTCGCGTTGTTACGGGCGCTCCGCGTCGCGGACGGCTCGGCGGAGGGGCTGCCGGGGATGACCGCCGTACGGCTGGAGGGCTACCGGCTCCGGGCGGCGGCGGCCGAACCCGAGCGGGACCTGGCGGCGGTGGACGCCCTGGGCGGGCGCCTGGTCTGCCCGGGGGACCAGGAGTGGCCGAGCCAACTCGACGACCTGGGGGACGCGCGGCCTGTGGCGCTCTGGGTGCGGGGCAGCCCGGACCTGCGGCTGTGGGCCCTGCGCTCGGTCGCGGTGGTCGGCGCGCGGGCCTGCACACCGTACGGGGCACACATGGCGGCGACCCTCGGCGCCGGGCTCGCGGAGCGCGGCTGGGTGGTGGTGTCGGGAGCCGCCTTCGGCGTGGACGGGGCGGCGCACCGCGGGGTCCTGGCCGTGGGCGGCGCGACGGCGGCGGTGCTGGCCTGCGGCGTCGACGTCCCCTATCCGCGGGGCCACGCGGAGTTGATCGGACGGGTGGCCCAACAGGGCTTGGTGGTCGCGGAGTTGCCGCCGGGCGCACATCCCACCCGCGGCAGGTTCGTCCTGCGCAACCGGGTCATCGCCGCCCTGACCAGGGGAACGGTCGTCGTGGAGGCCGAGTACCGCAGCGGCTCCCTCGTCACCGCCCGGCAGGCGCAGCGGCTCGGCCGGCTCGTGATGGGCGTGCCGGGGCCCGCCACCAGCGGGCTGTCGGCCGGTGTCCACGAACTGCTCCGCGGCGAGGGCGTGCTGGTCACCGACGCGTCCGAAGTCGCCGAGCTGATCGGGGACATCGGTGACCTCGCACCGGACCGGCGCGGCCCGGTGCTGCCCCGGGACGGGCTGGACCCGGCGGCGGCACGGGTCCTCGACGCCCTCCCGTACCACGGTCCGGTCAGCCCCCGTGACCTCGCTCGCGACGCGGGCCTCTCCGCCGACGAGACGGTCGGGCGACTGTACGAACTGCACTCACTGGGGTTCGTCGAACGCGAAGGCGACGGCTGGCGGTTGACGCCTCCGTCACCCCGCAACGGCGACGCACGGCGAGGCGGTTCTTGA
- a CDS encoding tyrosine-type recombinase/integrase produces MAGHIQDRWYKTEPGPDGKPRRVKSDRCGIGLRYRARYVGPDGTEKSKSFPDRQKRLAENWLTNVASDMSRGQYIDPRAARVTFKGYAEKWLKAHSADLSSQIVTEQRLRLHAFPILGSRPLDSFRPEHLRDLVSALEANPGVSGAYARNIYGDVRAVLSAAVDDGLLPRNPCSAKSVRPPSVERRRVIPWLPSQVQGVRQALPERYRAMVDTGAGCGLRQGEIVGLAEDAIDLETGVLRVVRQVKLIQGKAVFAPPKCGKERDVPLPASVAEALRAHMDACKPVAVTLPWRKPDGPKVSVRLLFTNAASGIVWRSNFNIQEWKRALAVAGLIPEAGPDGKYASAREHGMHALRHFYASVLLDAGENIKAVSQYLGHTDPALTLRVYAHLMPSSRDRTRRAIDAALSAQGDSTSFRKP; encoded by the coding sequence ATGGCCGGCCACATCCAAGACCGCTGGTACAAAACCGAGCCCGGACCTGACGGGAAGCCTCGCCGGGTCAAGAGCGACCGATGCGGCATCGGACTCCGCTACCGCGCCCGCTACGTCGGTCCCGACGGCACCGAGAAGTCCAAGTCCTTCCCTGACCGACAGAAGCGACTCGCTGAGAACTGGCTGACCAACGTCGCTTCCGACATGTCCCGGGGCCAGTACATCGACCCGCGCGCAGCCCGCGTCACGTTCAAGGGCTACGCCGAGAAGTGGCTCAAGGCGCATAGCGCGGACCTGTCGAGCCAGATCGTCACCGAGCAGCGTCTACGTCTGCACGCCTTCCCCATCCTCGGATCGCGCCCTCTCGACTCCTTTCGGCCGGAGCACCTTCGCGACCTGGTGAGCGCCCTTGAGGCCAACCCGGGCGTGAGCGGCGCGTACGCGCGCAACATCTACGGCGACGTTCGAGCCGTGCTGAGTGCGGCCGTGGACGACGGTCTCCTCCCCCGCAACCCGTGTTCCGCAAAGTCCGTGCGCCCACCATCGGTCGAACGGCGGCGGGTCATCCCATGGCTACCCTCGCAGGTTCAGGGTGTCCGCCAAGCCCTTCCCGAACGCTACCGGGCCATGGTGGACACGGGTGCTGGCTGCGGGCTCCGGCAAGGGGAAATCGTGGGCCTGGCTGAGGACGCGATCGATTTGGAGACTGGCGTCCTGCGGGTCGTTCGGCAGGTGAAGCTCATCCAGGGCAAGGCCGTGTTCGCCCCACCGAAGTGCGGCAAGGAGCGAGACGTCCCGCTCCCCGCCTCGGTGGCCGAAGCGCTGCGAGCACACATGGACGCCTGCAAACCGGTTGCGGTGACCCTGCCTTGGCGCAAGCCCGACGGCCCCAAGGTGTCGGTCCGCCTGCTCTTCACAAATGCCGCGAGTGGGATCGTGTGGCGAAGCAACTTCAACATCCAGGAGTGGAAGCGGGCGCTGGCAGTAGCCGGGCTCATCCCGGAAGCTGGGCCGGACGGCAAGTATGCGTCGGCGCGGGAACATGGGATGCACGCCCTGCGACACTTCTATGCGTCCGTCTTGCTGGACGCCGGGGAGAACATCAAGGCTGTCAGCCAGTATCTGGGTCACACCGACCCCGCGCTGACCCTGCGGGTGTACGCCCACCTGATGCCGAGCAGCCGTGACCGCACTCGCCGGGCCATTGACGCCGCTCTGAGTGCGCAGGGTGACAGCACCAGCTTCCGGAAACCCTGA
- a CDS encoding YifB family Mg chelatase-like AAA ATPase gives MGYARACSVALVGVEGVVVEVQADLEPGVAAFTLVGLPDKSLIESRDRVRAAVVNSGAEWPQKKLTVGLSPASVPKSGSGFDLAVACAVLGAAERIDPAMIADVVMIGELGLDGRVRPVRGVLPAVLAAAEAGYQQVVVPEQTAGEAALVPGVSVLGVRSLRQLIAVLCDEPVPEEPVDDGGRPDAMLAGLMVPGTGLGAGLAPASARGEGHTPDLADVAGQLRPRKALEVAAAGGHHLLFSGPPGAGKTMLAERLSAVLPPLTRQESLEVTAVHSVAGILPPGEPLVSRAPYCAPHHSATMQSLVGGGNGMPRPGAVSLAHRGVLFLDEAPEFSGKALDALRQPLESGHVVVARAAGVVRLPARFLMVLAANPCPCGRHTLTGAGCECPPSVVRRYQARLSGPLLDRVDLRVEVEPVDRADLLEPEGRGEPTAVVAARVREARARAAERLAGTPWTTNSEVPGHELRTRLLSAPGALAAAERDLERGLLTARGLDRVLRVAWTVADLRGAPRPEHHDVAVALELRTGIQRGAPMEAGAL, from the coding sequence CTGGTCGGCCTGCCGGACAAGAGCCTGATCGAGAGCCGGGACCGGGTGCGGGCCGCGGTGGTCAACTCCGGTGCCGAGTGGCCGCAGAAGAAGCTCACGGTCGGGCTCTCCCCGGCCTCGGTCCCCAAGAGCGGTTCGGGTTTCGACCTCGCCGTCGCGTGTGCGGTCCTCGGCGCGGCGGAGCGGATCGACCCGGCGATGATCGCGGACGTGGTGATGATCGGCGAGCTGGGCCTGGACGGCCGGGTCCGTCCCGTACGCGGCGTGCTCCCGGCCGTCCTCGCGGCGGCCGAGGCCGGTTACCAACAGGTGGTCGTCCCCGAGCAGACGGCCGGGGAGGCCGCGCTGGTGCCGGGCGTCTCGGTCCTCGGCGTCCGGAGCCTGCGCCAGCTCATCGCCGTCCTCTGCGACGAGCCGGTCCCCGAGGAGCCCGTCGACGACGGGGGGCGCCCCGACGCCATGCTCGCCGGACTGATGGTCCCGGGCACCGGCCTCGGCGCCGGCCTGGCCCCGGCCTCCGCGCGCGGCGAGGGCCACACCCCGGACCTGGCGGACGTGGCGGGACAGCTGCGCCCCCGCAAGGCCCTGGAGGTGGCGGCGGCCGGGGGACACCATCTGCTGTTCTCGGGCCCGCCGGGCGCGGGCAAGACCATGCTGGCCGAGCGGCTCTCGGCGGTTCTGCCGCCACTGACCCGGCAGGAATCCCTCGAAGTGACGGCGGTCCACTCCGTGGCGGGCATCCTCCCCCCGGGTGAACCGCTCGTCTCCCGGGCGCCCTACTGCGCCCCCCACCACTCGGCGACCATGCAGTCGCTGGTGGGCGGGGGCAACGGGATGCCGAGGCCGGGGGCGGTCTCGCTGGCCCACCGGGGGGTGCTCTTCCTGGACGAGGCCCCGGAGTTCTCGGGCAAGGCTCTGGACGCGCTGCGGCAGCCGCTGGAGTCGGGCCATGTGGTGGTGGCGCGGGCGGCGGGGGTGGTGCGGCTGCCCGCCCGGTTCCTGATGGTGCTGGCCGCCAACCCGTGCCCCTGCGGGCGGCACACCCTCACCGGCGCGGGCTGCGAGTGCCCGCCCTCGGTGGTCCGCCGCTACCAGGCCCGCCTGTCCGGCCCGCTCCTGGACCGGGTGGACCTGCGGGTCGAGGTGGAGCCGGTCGACCGCGCGGACCTGCTGGAGCCGGAGGGCCGGGGGGAGCCTACGGCGGTGGTGGCCGCACGGGTACGGGAGGCCAGGGCCCGGGCGGCGGAGCGGCTGGCCGGGACGCCGTGGACGACCAACAGCGAGGTCCCCGGCCATGAGCTGCGGACCCGGCTGCTGTCGGCCCCCGGGGCGCTGGCGGCGGCGGAACGGGACCTGGAGCGCGGACTCCTCACGGCCCGGGGGCTGGACCGGGTGCTGAGGGTGGCCTGGACGGTGGCCGACCTGAGGGGCGCGCCCCGGCCGGAGCACCATGACGTCGCGGTCGCCCTGGAGCTGCGGACCGGCATCCAGCGCGGGGCGCCGATGGAGGCAGGGGCGCTGTGA
- the frr gene encoding ribosome recycling factor produces MIEEILLEAEEKMEKAVVVAKEDFAAIRTGRAHPAMFNKIVADYYGALTPINQLASFSVPEPRMAVVTPFDKTALRNIEQAIRDSDLGVNPSNDGNIIRVTFPELTQDRRKEYIKVAKTKAEDSKISIRSIRRKAKEALDKLVKDKESGEDEVRRAEKELDDTTAKYVAQVDELLKHKEAELLEV; encoded by the coding sequence GTGATCGAAGAAATCCTCCTCGAGGCCGAGGAGAAGATGGAGAAGGCCGTCGTCGTCGCGAAAGAGGACTTCGCGGCGATCCGTACCGGCCGCGCGCACCCGGCGATGTTCAACAAGATCGTCGCCGACTACTACGGCGCGCTGACCCCGATCAACCAGCTGGCCTCGTTCTCGGTTCCCGAGCCGCGGATGGCCGTCGTGACGCCGTTCGACAAGACCGCGCTGCGCAACATCGAGCAGGCGATCCGCGACTCCGACCTCGGCGTCAACCCGAGCAACGACGGCAACATCATCCGTGTGACGTTCCCCGAGCTCACCCAGGACCGCCGCAAGGAGTACATCAAGGTCGCCAAGACCAAGGCCGAGGACTCCAAGATCTCGATCCGCTCCATCCGCCGCAAGGCGAAGGAAGCCCTCGACAAGCTGGTCAAGGACAAGGAGTCCGGCGAGGACGAGGTGCGCCGCGCCGAGAAGGAGCTCGACGACACCACCGCGAAGTACGTCGCACAGGTGGACGAGCTGCTCAAGCACAAGGAAGCCGAGCTGCTCGAAGTCTGA
- a CDS encoding TetR/AcrR family transcriptional regulator: protein MAEHRTMQRGALLDAARSLLSEGGTEALTFPALAERTGLARSSVYEYFRSRAAVVEELCAVDFPVWAAEVENAMERAETPEAKIEAYVRRQLDLVGDRRHRAVVAISASELDAGAREKIRAAHGGLIAMIVEALGDLGHTQPRLAAMLLQGSVDAAVRRIELSVAEEPGVIADTAVAMILRGVRG, encoded by the coding sequence GTGGCCGAGCACCGGACCATGCAGCGCGGCGCCCTCCTGGACGCCGCGCGCTCCCTGCTGTCCGAGGGCGGTACGGAGGCGCTGACCTTCCCCGCACTCGCCGAGCGCACGGGCCTTGCCCGGTCCTCCGTGTACGAGTACTTCCGCTCCCGCGCCGCCGTCGTCGAGGAGCTCTGCGCCGTCGACTTCCCCGTCTGGGCGGCCGAGGTCGAGAACGCGATGGAGCGCGCCGAGACCCCCGAGGCGAAGATCGAGGCGTATGTGCGCCGCCAACTCGACCTCGTCGGGGACCGCCGCCACCGGGCGGTCGTCGCGATCTCCGCGAGCGAGCTGGACGCCGGCGCCCGGGAGAAGATCCGGGCCGCGCACGGCGGGCTGATCGCCATGATCGTCGAAGCGCTGGGCGACCTCGGCCACACCCAGCCGAGGCTGGCCGCGATGCTCCTGCAGGGCTCGGTGGACGCCGCGGTGCGCCGTATCGAGTTGAGCGTGGCGGAGGAGCCGGGTGTCATCGCGGACACCGCCGTCGCGATGATCCTGCGCGGCGTACGCGGCTGA
- a CDS encoding peptidoglycan DD-metalloendopeptidase family protein has product MRFLSLPLRPPGPLRRRVPMFLLVMALAVALSPAPGGLSAGVRLLPAGAGEAPPATGWPDDGGEGGLGSVDGGDGAGAGGGTGPVGGGDGASSGDEAGDGGGGADTGDGTGAEDSGDADGTFAELDGGPVWPLVGRPSVLRGWDPPATPYGRGHRGVDLAARPGDAVLATATGRVSFAGRVAGRGVLVVELAGSGAPPLRTTYEPVRALVDKGDKLVAGQPVGVLEPGPFHCVPGCLHWGLRRAEVYLNPLLLLPPALLRRGPSRLLPVFQVPEPEGPAEPGGKPRPEGAAAPGAAGLSRVRRAGSSRRRCPR; this is encoded by the coding sequence ATGCGATTCCTGAGCCTGCCACTCCGTCCGCCCGGCCCGCTCCGGCGGCGCGTGCCGATGTTCCTGCTGGTGATGGCCCTGGCGGTGGCGTTGTCACCGGCCCCGGGCGGGCTGTCCGCCGGAGTGCGGCTGCTGCCGGCCGGAGCCGGGGAGGCGCCTCCGGCGACGGGCTGGCCGGACGACGGGGGTGAGGGCGGCTTGGGCTCCGTGGACGGCGGGGACGGGGCGGGCGCCGGGGGCGGCACGGGCCCCGTGGGCGGCGGGGACGGGGCGAGCAGCGGGGACGAGGCGGGCGACGGCGGGGGCGGGGCCGACACCGGGGACGGCACAGGCGCCGAGGACTCCGGGGACGCCGACGGCACCTTCGCGGAGCTGGACGGGGGGCCTGTCTGGCCGCTGGTCGGCAGGCCCTCGGTGTTACGGGGGTGGGATCCGCCCGCCACCCCGTACGGGCGCGGCCACCGCGGCGTCGACCTGGCGGCCCGGCCGGGCGACGCGGTCCTGGCCACCGCCACCGGCAGGGTCTCGTTCGCGGGGCGGGTGGCCGGGCGCGGGGTGCTCGTCGTCGAGTTGGCCGGGAGCGGGGCGCCGCCGTTGCGCACGACGTACGAGCCGGTGCGGGCGCTGGTGGACAAGGGCGACAAGCTCGTCGCGGGGCAGCCGGTCGGAGTGCTGGAGCCGGGGCCGTTCCACTGCGTCCCGGGCTGTCTGCACTGGGGGCTGCGGCGGGCCGAGGTATATCTCAACCCGCTCCTGCTGCTGCCGCCCGCCCTGCTGCGGCGCGGCCCGTCCCGGCTGCTGCCGGTCTTCCAGGTGCCGGAACCGGAAGGGCCGGCCGAACCAGGCGGGAAGCCCCGGCCGGAAGGGGCAGCGGCACCAGGAGCCGCCGGGCTCAGCCGCGTACGCCGCGCAGGATCATCGCGACGGCGGTGTCCGCGATGA
- the tsf gene encoding translation elongation factor Ts — protein sequence MANYTAADVKKLRELTGAGMMDCKKALDEADGSVDKAVEALRIKGQKGVAKREGRSAENGAVVSLISEDKTSGVLLELKCETDFVAKGDKFQAVANALAAHVAATSPADIAALLASEIEPGKTVQAYVDEANANLGEKIVLDRFAQFTGDFVSVYMHRTMPDLPPQIGVLVELDKADADLAKGIAQHIAAFAPKYLSREDVPAEVVEAERRVAEETTRAEGKPEAALPKIVEGRVNGFFKEATLLGQPYALDAKKSVQKVLDEAGVTLKRFSRIKVGI from the coding sequence ATGGCGAACTACACCGCCGCTGACGTCAAGAAGCTCCGCGAGCTCACCGGCGCCGGCATGATGGACTGCAAGAAGGCTCTCGACGAGGCCGACGGCAGCGTCGACAAGGCCGTCGAGGCGCTCCGTATCAAGGGCCAGAAGGGCGTCGCCAAGCGCGAGGGCCGCTCCGCCGAGAACGGTGCCGTCGTCTCCCTCATCTCCGAGGACAAGACGTCCGGCGTCCTCCTCGAGCTGAAGTGCGAGACGGACTTCGTCGCCAAGGGCGACAAGTTCCAGGCCGTCGCCAACGCGCTGGCCGCGCACGTCGCCGCCACCTCCCCGGCCGACATCGCCGCGCTCCTCGCCTCCGAGATCGAGCCCGGCAAGACCGTCCAGGCGTACGTGGACGAGGCCAACGCCAACCTCGGCGAGAAGATCGTCCTGGACCGCTTCGCGCAGTTCACCGGCGACTTCGTCTCCGTGTACATGCACCGCACCATGCCCGACCTGCCCCCGCAGATCGGTGTCCTGGTCGAGCTGGACAAGGCCGACGCCGACCTGGCCAAGGGCATCGCCCAGCACATCGCCGCCTTCGCGCCGAAGTACCTCTCCCGTGAGGACGTCCCGGCCGAGGTCGTCGAGGCCGAGCGCCGCGTCGCCGAGGAGACCACCCGCGCCGAGGGCAAGCCCGAGGCCGCCCTCCCGAAGATCGTCGAGGGTCGCGTCAACGGCTTCTTCAAGGAGGCCACGCTTCTCGGCCAGCCGTACGCGCTGGACGCCAAGAAGTCCGTCCAGAAGGTCCTGGACGAGGCCGGTGTCACCCTGAAGCGCTTCTCGCGCATCAAGGTCGGCATCTGA